A window of the Tachysurus fulvidraco isolate hzauxx_2018 chromosome 6, HZAU_PFXX_2.0, whole genome shotgun sequence genome harbors these coding sequences:
- the zmp:0000001200 gene encoding dedicator of cytokinesis protein 9 isoform X10, giving the protein MSLPGHAETRKFTRGLGKPGTAAELRQSVSEAVRSSVLVLKPRLIEPLDYESVLVQRKTQILSDVLRDMLQFPLEDFQTCTLRRQIRTLYPSVPENAQKEAHSLFVQECLKTYKSDWHIVSYKYEDYSGDFRQLPSKASRPDKLAVHVFEVDEDVDKDEDTASLGSQKGGISKQGWLYKGNMNSAISVTMRSFKRRYFHLTQLGDGSYNLNFYKDEKISKESKGTIFLDSCMGVVQNNKVRKFAFELKMQDKSSYLLAADSESEMEEWISTLNKILHSSFELAMQEKRNGDLHDDDEVGKTDSSSGSMDSFQSARDIESKMRNETRLKLFTLDADTQKLDFSGIEPEIKPFEEKFGKRIIVKCNDLSFNLQCCVAENEEGPTTNVEPFFVTLSLFDIQHSRKISADFHVDLNHPSVRAMVPGSGAQIINGASDAAQQTQNDLPDSFLQYPRQGVFSVMCPHPDIFLVARIEKVLQGGITHCAEPYMKSSDSTKTAQKVLKNAKVACSRLGQYRMPFAWAARPLFKDANGTLDKSARFSAVYRQDSNKLSNEDMFKLLADFKKPEKMAKLPVILGNVDVTIDNVAPDLPNCITSSYIPVRQFESSNWNGVLFEVEEFVPCIAKCSQPFTIYNNHLYVYPRQLKYDSQKTFAKARNIAVCVEFRDSDEEDALPLKCIYGRPGGSLFTKNAIAAVLHHQQNPEFYDEFKIELPTQLNEKHHLLFTFFHISCDTNSKASTKKREQVETQVGYAWLPLLKDGRVIMNEQNISIAANLPAGYLSCQEGNSKHTGPEVKWVDGGKPLFKVSTHLVSTVYTQDQHLHNFFQHCESTVSAAQATGGELVKYLKSLHAVEAHVMINFLPTILNQLFCVLTSAAVEDVAVNVTRVMIHIVAQCHEEGLEHYLRSYVKYVFMTDANTATGKTVHEELAKAMTTILKPSTDFLTSNKLLKYSWYFFEALVKSMAQYLIDSGKVRLSRNQRFSATFYHTVETLVNMLMPHITQKYKDNLDATRNANQSLAFFIKRCFTFMDRGFAFKQINNYINCFMPGDARTLYEFKFEFLKVVCNHEHYIPLNLPMPFGKGRIMRFQDLQLDYSLTDDFCKNHFLVGLLLREVGAALQEFRDIRQTAIQVLKNLMTKHTFDDRYTSKSQHARLATLYLPLFGILQENVNRLNIKDTTPLTNSLSSSTVRDEPVPTSSLMTPHKTGSHIESSLHKDVFGVISGTVTPHASSTPNISVRHADSRCSLISTDSGSSLPERSNDKSQPSDKQNNVAAALGGSLLRCDKLEQSEVKSLLMCFLHVLKSMSEDALFTYWNKASSGDLMDFFTLLELCLHQFRYMGKRYIARSQEGSVTHERKSQTLPVSRSRAGMMHARLQQLSSLDNSYTYNHTYSHSDADVLNQSLLEANIATEVCLTVLDVLSIFIMGFKTQLSLDHGHNPLMKKVFAVHLCFLQINQSETALKQVFTFLRTFIYKFPCTFFEGRADMCASFCYEILKCCNSKLSSIRSDAAHLLYFLMKSNFDYTGRKSFVRTHLQVVIAVSQLIADVIGIGGMRFQQSLSIINNCANSDRTIKNTAFPSDVKDLTKRIRTVLMATAQMKEHERDPEMLVDLQYSLAKSYASTPELRKTWLDSMARIHVKNGDLSEAAMCYVHVAALVAEYLQRKGMFKQGCSAFRVVTPNIDEEASMMEDVGMQDVHFNEDVLMELLEECADGLWKAERYELISDIYKLIIPIYEKRRDFEKLAHLYETLHRAYSKVTEVMHTGKRLLGTYFRVAFFGQGFFEDEDGKEYIYKEPKFTPLSEISQRLLKLYSEKFGAENVKMIQDSGRINPKDLDSKYAYIQVTHVTPFLEEKEMVERKTEFERSHNIRRFVFEMPFTVSGKKQGGIEEQCKRRTILTTTHCFPYVKKRIAVMYQHHTDLNPIEVAIDEMSKKVAELRQLCASSEVDMIKLQLKLQGSISVQVNAGPLAYARAFLDDTTSKKYPDNKVKQLKEVFRQFVEACGHGLGINERLIKEDQQEYHDEMKANYRDLTRELSAIMHETISPVEDVMKSPLRDSLHIFNAISGTPTAASIQGIPTSSSVV; this is encoded by the exons TGTCTTAAAACCTACAAATCAGACTGGCACATTGTCAGCTACAAGTATGAAGATTATTCTGGTGACTTTCGTCAACTCCCCAg CAAAGCATCGAGACCTGATAAACTGGCAGTTCACGTGTTTGAGGTTGACGAAGATGTCGATAAAGACGAG gacacaGCTTCCTTGGGCTCTCAGAAGGGAGGTATTAGTAAGCAAGGGTGGCTTTACAAAGGCAACATGAACAGCGCGATCAGTGTCACTATGAGG TCTTTCAAAAGGAGGTATTTCCACCTCACACAGCTGGGAGATGGCTCCTATAACCTGAACTTCTACAAGGATGAAAAGATCTCTAAGGAGTCCAAAGGAACCATCTTCCTAGATTCGTGCATGGGTGTTGTTCAG AATAATAAGGTGCGCAAATTTGCATTTGAACTGAAGATGCAGGATAAGAGTTCTTATCTGTTGGCTGCCGACTCTGAAAGTGAAATGGAGGAATGGATCAGCACACTGAACAAAATACTTCACAGCAGCTTTGAGCTCGCCATGCAAGAGAAGAGGAATGGAGACCTACATGacg ATGATGAAGTGGGAAAGACTGACAGCTCTTCTGGAAGCATGGATAGCTTTCAG AGCGCCAGAGATATCGAGTCCAAGATGAGAAATGAAACTCGGCTAAAGCTCTTCACACTGGATGCAGACACACAG AAGTTGGACTTCTCTGGGATTGAGCCAGAAATCAAACCGTTCGAGGAGAAGTTTGGAAAACGGATTATTGTGAAATGCAACGACCTGTCATTCAACCTGCAGTGCTGTGTGGCAGAGAATGAGGAGGGCCCGACTACTAAC GTGGAGCCGTTCTTCGTCACACTGTCCCTGTTTGATATTCAACACAGTCGCAAGATCTCTGCAGATTTCCATGTAGACCTAAACCACCCGTCTGTTAGAGCCATGGTTCCAGGCTCTGGTGCGCAGATTATTAATGGAGCTTCAGATGCAGCACAGCAAACACAGAATGATCTACCAGATAGCTTTTTGCAGTATCCACGACAG ggAGTGTTTTCTGTGATGTGTCCGCACCCAGATATCTTCCTGGTGGCTCGGATTGAGAAAGTTCTTCAGGGAGGAATAACTCATTGTGCTGAGCCATACATGAAAAGTTCTGATTCCACTAAG aCAGCACAGAAGGTTCTGAAGAACGCTAAAGTAGCATGTAGCAGGCTCGGCCAGTACAGGATGCCTTTTGCATGGGCAGCCAG GCCTCTGTTTAAGGATGCAAATGGGACACTGGATAAATCTGCACGTTTCTCTGCAGTCTACAGGCAGGACAGTAACAAGCTGTCTAATGAGGACATGTTCAAACTTCTGGCAGATTTCAAGAA GCCAGAGAAAATGGCGAAGCTGCCAGTGATCCTGGGGAACGTGGACGTCACTATCGACAATGTGGCCCCAGATCTCCCAA ATTGCATAACGTCCTCGTATATCCCAGTGCGTCAGTTTGAGAGCAGTAATTGGAACGGGGTGTTGTTTGAGGTCGAGGAGTTTGTGCCATGCATAGCAAAATGCTCACAACCGTTCACCATCTACAACAATCACCTGTATGTCTACCCACGCCAGCTTAAATATGACAGCCAGAAGACTTTTGCTAAG GCTAGAAACATTgcggtgtgtgtggagttcagAGATTCAGACGAGGAAGATGCACTTCCTCTAAAG TGTATATATGGTCGTCCAGGTGGATCACTTTTCACTAAGAATGCCATTGCTGCAGTGTTGCATCACCAGCAAAACCCTGAGTTTTATGATGAG TTTAAGATCGAGCTGCCAACTCAGCTGAATGAGAAGCACCACCTTTTGTTCACATTCTTCCACATCAGCTGTGACACCAACAGCAAAGCTAGCACTAAGAAACGGGAACAGGTGGAGACCCAGG tgGGCTATGCCTGGCTGCCCTTACTGAAGGATGGCAGAGTGATCATGAATGAACAGAATATTTCTATAGCCGCAAACCTGCCTGCTGGCTACCTCAGCTGCCAGGAGGGCAACAGCAAG CACACAGGCCCTGAAGTGAAGTGGGTTGATGGAGGAAAGCCTCTGTTTAAAGTCTCCACTCACCTCGTGTCCACAgtctacacacag GATCAGCATCTGCACAATTTCTTCCAACACTGTGAGAGCACAGTCTCTGCAGCTCAGGCCACAGGAGGCGAGTTGGTCAAATATCTTAAG AGTCTACATGCAGTGGAAGCTCACGTGATGATAAACTTCCTCCCCACAATTCTGAACCAGTTGTTCTGCGTTCTCACCAGCGCAGCTGTTGAGGACGTTGCTGTCAACGTCACAAG AGTTATGATCCATATAGTGGCTCAGTGCCATGAGGAGGGTTTGGAACATTATTTACGTTCATATGTCAAG taCGTATTTATGACCGATGCTAACACAGCCACTGGTAAAACAGTGCATGAGGAGCTGGCCAAAGCCATGACCACCATCCTAAAACCCTCTACAGATTTCCTCACCAGCAACAAACTGCTTAAG TACTCCTGGTACTTTTTTGAGGCCTTAGTGAAGTCCATGGCACAGTACTTGATAGACAGCGGTAAAGTTAGG CTGTCCAGGAATCAACGTTTCTCTGCCACGTTTTACCACACGGTGGAGACTCTGGTTAATATGCTGATGCCTCACATCACGCAGAAATACAAAGACAACCTAGATGCAACGCGCAATGCCAACCAAAGCCTAGCTTTCTTCATCAAG CGCTGTTTTACTTTCATGGATCGCGGCTTTGCCTTCAAGCAGATCAACAACTATATCAACTGCTTTATGCCTGGAGATGCGAGG ACACTATACGAGTTTAAATTTGAGTTCCTGAAGGTTGTATGCAACCACGAGCATTACATCCCACTTAATCTGCCCATGCCATTCGGGAAAGGAAGGATAATGAGATTTCAAG atcTTCAGTTGGACTACTCTCTAACTGATGATTTCTGTAAGAATCACTTCCTGGTTGGGCTTTTACTAAGGGAGGTGGGTGCAGCTCTGCAGGAGTTTCGGGATATTCGTCAAACAGCTATCCAGGTGCTGAAGAACTTGATGACGAAACATACATTTGATGATCGTTACACCTCCAAG AGTCAGCACGCGAGGTTGGCTACTCTGTACTTGCCTCTCTTTGGCATCCTCCAGGAGAATGTTAACAGACTCAACATTAAAGATACTACACCCTTGACCAACAGTCTCTCCAGCAGC ACTGTACGTGATGAACCGGTCCCTACCAGCTCTTTAATGACACCCCATAAAACAGGGAGTCATATTGAGAGCAGCCTGCATAAGGATGTGTTTGGGGTTATATCTGGAACAG TTACACCACATGCATCCTCAACTCCCAACATCTCTGTACGTCACGCTGACTCACGCTGCTCCCTCATCAGCACTGACTCAGGAAGCAGCCTACCAGAACGCAGCAATGACAAATCCCAACCCAGTGATAAG CAGAACAATGTGGCTGCAGCTCTGGGTGGATCACTCCTACGCTGTGATAAACTAGAGCAGTCTGAAGTGAAAAGTCTCTTAATGTGTTTCCTTCATGTGCTCAAGAGCATGTCTGAAG ACGCCCTATTTACCTATTGGAATAAAGCTTCGTCTGGAGATCTGATGGACTTTTTCACTCTGTTAGA GCTTTGTCTCCACCAGTTCAGATACATGGGGAAGAGATACATTGCCAG GAGCCAAGAAGGGTCTGTAACACATGAGCGCAAATCTCAGACTCTGCCTGTGTCCCGCAGTAGAGCTGGAATGATGCATGCTCGCTTACAGCAGCTCAGCAGCTTGGATAACTCATACACTTACAATCACA cctacAGTCATTCAGATGCAGATGTGTTAAACCAGTCACTGCTGGAGGCAAATATTGCTACTGAAGTGTGTCTGACAGTACTGGATGTACTAAGCATCTTCATCATGGGATTTAAG ACCCAGCTGAGCTTAGATCATGGGCACAACCCACTGATGAAAAAGGTGTTTGCAGTCCACCTGTGTTTTCTACAAATCAACCAGTCAGAAACAGCCCTCAAACAAGTCTTCACTTTCCTGCGCACCTTTATTTACAAA TTCCCTTGTACGTTTTTCGAGGGCCGAGCGGATATGTGTGCATCTTTCTGTTATGAGATCCTAAAGTGCTGTAACTCCAAACTCAGCTCCATCCGCTCTGACGCTGCCCATCTGCTTTACTTTCTCATGAAGAGTAATTTTGACTACACAGGCAGAAAATCCTTTGTTCGCACCCATCTACAG GTGGTGATTGCTGTCAGTCAGCTGATTGCTGATGTTATTGGAATTGGTGGGATGAGGTTTCAGCAGTCTCTGTCCATCATAAACAACTGTGCAAACAGTGACAGGACTATTAAA AACACTGCATTTCCATCTGATGTAAAAGACCTGACAAAGAGAATCCGCACAGTCCTGATGGCCACAGCGCAGATGAAAGAGCATGAGCGAGATCCAGAGATGCTGGTGGACCTGCAGTACAGTCTGGCCAAGTCATATGCCAGCACTCCTGAACTGCGTAAAACCTGGCTGGACAGCATGGCACGCATCCATGTGAAAAACGGTGATCTGTCTGAG GCCGCCATGTGTTACGTGCATGTAGCAGCACTGGTAGCTGAATACCTTCAAAGAAAAG GCATGTTTAAACAGGGTTGCTCTGCATTTCGAGTGGTCACGCCCAACATTGACGAGGAGGCATCTATGATGGAAGACGTGGGCATGCAAGACGTGCACTTCAATGAG GACGTCCTAATGGAGTTGTTAgaggagtgtgctgatggactCTGGAAAGCAGAACGATATGAGCTCATTTCTGATATCTACAAACTTATCATACCCATCTATGAGAAACGCAGAGACTTTGAG AAACTGGCTCACCTTTATGAGACACTTCACCGTGCATACAGTAAGGTCACAGAGGTGATGCACACAGGCAAACGACTCCTGGGAACTTACTTCAGGGTGGCCTTTTTTGGACAG GGCTTCTTTGAGGATGAGGACGGTAAAGAGTACATCTACAAAGAGCCCAAATTTACCCCGCTGTCGGAGATTTCTCAGCGACTCCTCAAACTCTACTCTGAGAAGTTCGGAGCAGAGAACGTCAAGATGATCCAGGACTCTGGAAGG ATTAATCCTAAAGACCTGGATTCCAAGTATGCATATATCCAGGTGACTCATGTCACTCCCTTCCTAGAGGAGAAGGAGATGGTAGAGAGAAAGACTGAATTCGAGAGAAGCCACAACATTCGCCGCTTTGTATTTGAGATGCCCTTCACTGTCTCGGGCAAGAAACAGGGTGGTATTGAGGAGCAGTGTAAACGCAGGACTATACTCACCA CCACGCACTGTTTCCCATACGTTAAGAAGCGAATAGCCGTGATGTACCAACACCACACAGACCTAAACCCCATCGAAGTGGCTATCGATGAGATGAGTAAAAAAGTAGCCGAGCTGCGGCAGCTCTGTGCCTCAAGTGAAGTCGATATGATCAAACTACAGCTCAAACTTCAGGGCAGCATCAGTGTACAG GTGAATGCTGGCCCACTGGCCTACGCTAGAGCTTTCCTTGATGATACCACATCTAAGAAATATCCTGACAACAAAGTCAAACAGCTCAAAGAGGTGTTCAG GCAATTTGTGGAGGCATGTGGTCACGGGCTGGGCATTAACGAGAGGCTCATCAAAGAGGACCAGCAGGAGTATCATGATGAAATGAAGGCCAATTACAGAGACCTCACCAGGGAACTCTCCGCAATTATGCATGAGACG atcTCTCCTGTGGAGGATGTCATGAAGAGTCCCCTTCGTGACTCTCTTCACATCTTCAATGCCATCAGTGGCACCCCCACGGCAGCCAGCATCCAGGGCATACCCACCTCATCTTCTGTGGTCTGA